One window of Botrimarina mediterranea genomic DNA carries:
- a CDS encoding FHA domain-containing protein: MARVTLQVLDGADRGAVFTDVVTPLTIGREEGNTIQLNDERISRFHVKIQEDQGKVVLTDLESTNGTRVNGLDTQLRILQVGDLIAVGRSTLLFGAREEIADRVEVLRALGARAPSDSMVEKATGPMESRAQRVDESVGGIDLHWGSDSIGFPGTLHLPGPPDLPEGLTPAQAAQVVEMLEYFHLRTRALLHGAIAPDGDGPIAIERQRWHELIDLQAQIAQYLRRIGEAT; this comes from the coding sequence ATGGCCCGCGTCACGCTGCAAGTGCTCGACGGCGCCGATCGAGGGGCCGTGTTTACCGATGTCGTCACGCCGCTCACGATCGGTCGTGAAGAAGGGAACACGATCCAGCTCAACGACGAGCGGATCAGCCGCTTCCACGTGAAGATCCAAGAGGATCAGGGAAAGGTCGTGCTCACCGACCTGGAGAGCACCAACGGCACGCGCGTCAACGGGCTCGACACTCAGCTCCGCATCCTGCAAGTCGGCGACCTGATCGCGGTCGGTCGCTCGACGCTGCTCTTCGGCGCACGCGAAGAGATCGCCGACCGGGTTGAGGTGTTGCGCGCTCTGGGGGCGCGGGCGCCGAGCGACTCGATGGTCGAGAAGGCGACCGGCCCAATGGAAAGCCGCGCCCAGCGTGTCGACGAATCGGTCGGCGGCATCGATCTGCACTGGGGTTCCGACTCGATCGGCTTCCCCGGCACGCTCCACCTGCCCGGCCCGCCCGACCTGCCCGAGGGGCTCACCCCCGCGCAAGCGGCGCAGGTCGTCGAGATGCTGGAGTATTTCCACCTCCGCACCCGCGCCCTGCTACACGGCGCGATCGCCCCCGACGGCGACGGCCCGATCGCGATCGAGCGCCAGCGCTGGCACGAGCTGATCGACCTGCAAGCGCAGATCGCCCAGTACCTGCGGCGGATCGGCGAAGCGACTTAG
- the purH gene encoding bifunctional phosphoribosylaminoimidazolecarboxamide formyltransferase/IMP cyclohydrolase: MPTTPVQQALLSVSDKTGLVEFARRLSAAGVRLLSTGGTRKAIEDAGLPVRDVAEYTGYPEMMDGRVKTLHPRIHGGLLCRRDNSGDTASAAEHGIEMIDLVVVNLYPFEQTIAAGDPPIEKAIEQIDIGGPSMVRSAAKNHAFVAVATDPSQYDAIAEAIESRGGTSLEERQKLAAAAFAHTAKYDAAIAGYFSRQTGARQTDAKPPAAGGDEHFPERLDVSLVRKASLRYGENPHQPAALYALADAAPTSLVYGEQLNGKELSYNNLLDLDAAWAAAQTLPKPGVAVLKHNNPCGAATAATVGEATRLAWDGDPLSAFGSILGYNAPVDAASAECLAEPGKFVEAIAAPDFTPEAIEILTTKPKWRANVRLVKIGGAGASGRRLMLRAIDGGYLAQTADEGPDEFDKWQCVTDAKPTDEQLKDLKFAWAACRHVKSNAIVLARGGMLVGVGAGQMSRVDSVEIAIRKAGDRVRGAALASDAFFPFEDSIQTAHEAGVAAVIQPGGSKRDQEVIHACNQFGMPMLFTGKRHFRH, translated from the coding sequence ATGCCCACGACTCCCGTCCAACAGGCCCTCCTCAGCGTCAGCGACAAAACGGGGCTCGTCGAGTTCGCCCGGCGGCTCTCGGCGGCGGGGGTGCGGCTGCTCAGCACAGGCGGCACCCGCAAGGCGATCGAGGACGCCGGCCTCCCGGTGCGTGACGTCGCCGAGTACACGGGCTATCCCGAGATGATGGATGGCCGCGTCAAGACGCTGCACCCGCGCATCCACGGCGGTCTGCTCTGTCGGCGCGACAACTCGGGCGACACGGCCTCCGCCGCCGAACACGGGATCGAGATGATCGACCTGGTGGTGGTGAACCTCTACCCGTTCGAACAGACGATCGCCGCGGGCGACCCGCCGATCGAGAAGGCGATCGAACAGATCGACATCGGCGGCCCGTCGATGGTCCGCTCGGCCGCGAAGAACCACGCCTTCGTCGCGGTCGCCACGGACCCGTCGCAGTACGACGCCATCGCCGAGGCGATCGAGTCGCGCGGCGGCACGTCGCTCGAAGAACGCCAGAAGCTCGCCGCCGCGGCGTTCGCACACACGGCGAAGTACGACGCGGCGATTGCTGGTTACTTCTCGCGGCAGACAGGGGCGCGACAGACGGACGCTAAGCCGCCAGCGGCTGGGGGTGACGAGCACTTCCCCGAGCGGTTGGACGTCTCGCTCGTGCGTAAGGCTTCGCTGCGTTACGGCGAGAACCCGCACCAACCCGCGGCGCTCTATGCGCTAGCGGACGCGGCGCCGACGTCGCTCGTCTATGGCGAACAGCTCAACGGCAAGGAGCTGTCGTACAACAACCTGCTCGACCTCGACGCCGCTTGGGCCGCTGCGCAGACGTTGCCAAAGCCAGGCGTCGCCGTGCTGAAACACAACAACCCCTGCGGCGCGGCGACAGCGGCGACCGTCGGCGAAGCGACTCGCTTGGCGTGGGACGGCGACCCGCTCAGCGCGTTCGGTTCGATCCTCGGTTACAACGCCCCAGTCGACGCGGCTTCGGCCGAGTGCTTGGCCGAGCCCGGCAAGTTCGTCGAAGCGATCGCCGCGCCCGACTTCACGCCCGAGGCGATCGAGATCCTCACCACCAAGCCGAAGTGGCGGGCCAACGTGCGGCTGGTGAAGATCGGCGGCGCCGGCGCGTCAGGTAGGCGCCTGATGCTGCGGGCGATCGACGGCGGCTACCTCGCGCAGACCGCCGACGAAGGGCCGGACGAGTTCGACAAGTGGCAGTGCGTGACGGACGCCAAGCCCACCGACGAACAGCTCAAGGACTTGAAATTCGCCTGGGCGGCGTGCCGGCACGTGAAGAGTAACGCCATCGTCCTGGCTCGTGGCGGCATGCTGGTGGGCGTTGGCGCGGGTCAGATGAGCCGGGTCGATTCGGTCGAGATCGCGATCCGCAAGGCCGGCGACCGCGTGCGGGGAGCCGCACTCGCCTCGGACGCGTTCTTCCCGTTCGAGGACTCGATCCAGACCGCCCACGAGGCGGGCGTCGCCGCGGTGATCCAACCCGGCGGGTCCAAGCGAGACCAAGAAGTCATCCATGCCTGCAACCAGTTTGGCATGCCGATGCTCTTCACGGGGAAGCGGCACTTCCGACACTAG
- a CDS encoding S41 family peptidase, with translation MSLKFAASLSRRVLLLVTLSSAPLAAFGQAVGTPPAPSATESVAIPAAALPPTSDVAVEKGLELESLGRWADAVAHYEQALRDNPGDRRLEWRFDVARLHSCLERRYADASFVETLRTIDARSSLDLHAELLSKIESHYVVDPPWTKLSRRGAHAMLVAARDPLFQRQHGVRPTDAQIEALRQELNDRLLSIGEVRNAREALRIAADLSSLGETRIGAPASAWTMEFVSAAAGGLDTYSAFLTPGQLRDVYSQIEGNFVGLGVELKADNGALLIVRVIPGSPAERAGMKAGDRITAVDGQQTASLSTDEAASLLTGEEGSFAFVTVVTKDATAGETDDLAYLAAKPQAAAGGQARTLRVRREHVEVPSIEDARICDADYGVAYMRIPVFQKSTSRDVETALWDLHRQNMRSLVIDLRGNPGGLLTSAVELVDKFVTQGNIVSTRGRSDGEDFDYRAHQAGTWRVPLVVLIDGDSASASEIFAAAIRDSRRGSIVGARSFGKGSVQGIFPMAHSGAGIRLTTAKFYSPLGKAISDVGVSPDVPVRTLAQGAEAAKHVAGFRGAPEAKASENDAALARAVEVARQQMAMRQ, from the coding sequence ATGTCCCTTAAGTTTGCCGCGTCGCTCAGTCGCCGCGTCCTGCTGCTAGTCACCCTGTCGTCGGCGCCGCTTGCGGCGTTCGGTCAGGCGGTTGGTACGCCGCCTGCCCCGTCGGCGACCGAGTCGGTCGCCATCCCGGCGGCCGCTCTTCCCCCGACTTCCGACGTCGCCGTCGAGAAAGGCCTCGAGCTCGAATCGCTCGGCCGCTGGGCCGACGCGGTCGCTCACTACGAGCAAGCTCTCCGCGACAACCCGGGCGATCGCCGCCTCGAGTGGCGGTTCGATGTCGCCCGTTTGCATAGCTGCCTCGAGCGTCGCTACGCCGACGCCAGCTTCGTCGAGACGCTGCGGACGATCGACGCCCGCTCGTCGCTCGACCTGCACGCCGAGCTGCTGTCGAAGATCGAGTCGCACTACGTCGTCGATCCGCCGTGGACGAAGCTCTCGCGCCGCGGCGCGCATGCGATGCTGGTCGCGGCCCGCGATCCGCTGTTCCAAAGGCAGCACGGCGTCCGCCCCACCGACGCGCAGATCGAAGCGCTCCGCCAAGAGCTTAACGACCGCCTGCTGTCGATCGGCGAGGTGCGGAACGCCCGTGAGGCCCTGCGGATCGCGGCCGACTTGTCGTCGCTCGGCGAGACCCGCATCGGCGCCCCCGCATCGGCTTGGACGATGGAGTTCGTCTCGGCGGCCGCCGGCGGTCTGGACACCTACTCGGCGTTCCTGACGCCCGGCCAGCTGCGTGACGTTTACTCACAGATCGAAGGCAACTTCGTCGGCCTCGGCGTCGAGCTCAAGGCCGACAACGGCGCCCTGCTGATCGTCCGCGTCATCCCCGGCAGCCCGGCCGAACGCGCGGGCATGAAGGCCGGCGACCGCATCACCGCCGTCGATGGCCAGCAGACCGCGTCGCTGAGCACCGACGAGGCCGCTTCGCTGCTCACCGGTGAAGAGGGGAGTTTTGCGTTCGTCACCGTCGTAACAAAGGACGCCACGGCGGGTGAGACCGACGACCTGGCTTATCTGGCCGCTAAGCCGCAAGCGGCTGCTGGCGGGCAAGCCAGGACGCTCCGGGTTCGTCGTGAACACGTCGAGGTGCCGAGCATCGAGGACGCGCGGATCTGTGACGCGGACTACGGCGTCGCCTACATGCGGATCCCGGTCTTCCAGAAGTCCACCAGCCGCGACGTGGAGACGGCCCTCTGGGACCTCCACCGTCAGAACATGCGGTCGCTGGTGATCGACCTCCGTGGCAACCCCGGCGGCCTGCTCACTTCGGCGGTCGAGCTGGTTGATAAGTTCGTCACTCAGGGCAACATCGTCTCGACCCGTGGTCGAAGCGACGGCGAGGATTTCGACTACCGCGCCCATCAAGCCGGCACCTGGCGGGTTCCGCTGGTGGTGCTGATCGACGGCGACTCGGCGTCGGCGAGCGAGATCTTCGCCGCCGCGATCCGCGACAGCCGTCGCGGGTCGATCGTCGGCGCCCGCTCGTTCGGCAAGGGTTCGGTCCAGGGCATTTTCCCGATGGCCCACTCGGGGGCCGGCATCCGCCTGACGACCGCCAAGTTCTACTCGCCGCTGGGCAAGGCGATCAGCGACGTGGGCGTAAGCCCCGACGTGCCGGTCCGGACGCTCGCCCAAGGCGCCGAGGCGGCGAAGCACGTGGCAGGATTCCGCGGCGCCCCCGAAGCCAAGGCGTCGGAGAACGACGCGGCCCTAGCGCGTGCCGTCGAGGTCGCCCGGCAGCAAATGGCGATGCGGCAGTAG
- a CDS encoding tetratricopeptide repeat protein, protein MKTFARSFAAALLACGLSAVPALAQDDADLVDPIASGELTPEEQVKAVLEQGQKQFQEGDFDAAVGSFTTIVNAYERAGAFAPGPLVLRAKAYAQLEEYEAALEDLKKATQYSQSQPQILPEIQSTRGEVYMKVDAYDAALPDLQAAVQANRMNPQYQFDYGKAMVKLGGAEQGEKALTKYLDILASMEEVPEGEDAQKAEALRLRGQAYGAMRKFEEAEADLAASLEIEPDNYEPYFTRAQIALVNENYADATANLEQAIAKYVPKDEEDTLPFVQGYLTLASAYEEQGKALGREGDDEAAAQQYALSAATCEKLLDLLPEKDQRVGGVKVAALYRLGVAERLQGELAKAVKSFSKLLQLDPNQGEAYFRRGICFHFLGEERLAIRDFEQAASINFDSPRSNLWKGMSWAKLGDMNEAIRAYGESIAVSDRYVPAFVNRGLAHLAQGDYRKAIDDLNEAIRLQPTESLHYYRRGRAQAAAGDREKAIQSYMNAIEFNEKLAPAYEQLTTELEASGETVLANQYRSKAAELGL, encoded by the coding sequence ATGAAAACCTTCGCCCGTTCTTTCGCCGCAGCCCTACTGGCGTGTGGTCTCTCGGCTGTCCCGGCTCTCGCCCAGGATGACGCCGACTTGGTCGACCCGATCGCGTCGGGCGAGCTCACTCCGGAAGAGCAGGTCAAGGCCGTGCTTGAGCAAGGCCAGAAGCAGTTTCAGGAAGGGGATTTCGACGCGGCTGTCGGTTCCTTCACGACCATCGTCAACGCCTACGAGCGCGCCGGGGCATTCGCTCCGGGTCCGCTGGTGTTGCGGGCCAAGGCTTACGCCCAGCTAGAGGAGTACGAAGCGGCGCTGGAGGACCTCAAGAAGGCGACCCAGTACTCGCAATCCCAGCCACAGATCCTCCCCGAGATCCAGAGCACTCGTGGCGAGGTCTACATGAAGGTTGACGCGTACGACGCGGCGCTGCCCGATCTGCAAGCCGCCGTTCAAGCCAACCGTATGAACCCGCAGTACCAGTTCGACTACGGCAAGGCGATGGTGAAGCTCGGCGGCGCCGAGCAGGGTGAAAAAGCCCTGACGAAGTACCTGGATATCTTGGCTTCGATGGAAGAAGTCCCCGAAGGTGAGGACGCGCAGAAGGCCGAGGCCCTGCGTCTCCGCGGCCAGGCTTATGGGGCGATGCGGAAGTTCGAGGAGGCCGAGGCCGATCTCGCCGCTTCGCTGGAGATCGAGCCGGACAACTACGAGCCCTACTTCACCCGCGCGCAGATCGCGCTGGTCAATGAGAATTATGCGGACGCCACCGCCAATCTCGAGCAGGCGATCGCCAAGTATGTGCCGAAGGACGAAGAAGACACGCTGCCGTTCGTGCAGGGTTACCTGACGCTGGCGTCGGCCTACGAAGAGCAGGGCAAGGCGCTGGGCCGCGAAGGGGACGACGAAGCGGCCGCCCAGCAGTACGCCCTGAGCGCCGCGACTTGTGAAAAGCTTCTCGACCTGCTGCCCGAGAAGGACCAACGGGTTGGCGGCGTTAAGGTCGCCGCGCTCTATCGCCTCGGCGTGGCCGAGCGTCTGCAAGGCGAGCTGGCGAAGGCCGTGAAGTCGTTCAGCAAACTCCTGCAACTCGATCCCAATCAAGGCGAAGCCTACTTCCGCCGGGGAATCTGCTTCCACTTCCTGGGCGAAGAGCGTCTGGCGATCCGCGATTTCGAGCAGGCGGCGTCGATCAACTTCGACAGCCCGCGTTCGAATCTCTGGAAAGGCATGTCGTGGGCCAAGCTCGGCGACATGAACGAGGCGATCCGGGCCTACGGCGAGTCGATCGCCGTCAGCGACCGCTACGTCCCCGCTTTTGTCAATCGCGGCCTAGCCCACTTGGCGCAGGGCGACTACCGCAAGGCGATTGACGACCTGAACGAGGCGATCCGACTGCAGCCGACGGAGTCGCTGCACTACTACCGACGCGGCAGGGCCCAGGCGGCTGCCGGAGATCGGGAGAAAGCGATCCAGTCGTACATGAACGCCATCGAGTTCAACGAGAAGCTGGCGCCCGCCTACGAGCAACTGACCACGGAGCTCGAAGCCAGCGGCGAAACCGTCTTGGCGAACCAGTACCGCTCGAAAGCGGCCGAGCTTGGGCTTTGA
- a CDS encoding succinate dehydrogenase cytochrome b558 subunit, whose translation MSVASSVDSSGASGLSFFERHEFLIRRLHSLSGLIPVGAFMVVHLTVNASVLNGPETFQENVYSIHALGKILPLVEWVFIFLPLLFHAAVGVWIITTGKPNTSHYAYGANIRYTLQRATGMIALVFILYHVYHQHGWLHMQWWLDLIEQFGGHQFRPYNAPSTAGASLQNPIIIAFYALGVTASVFHLANGIWTMGITWGAWTSPKAQRNALYVCGVFGAALLVVGLSALGGMVAVGSGEGFENARQVEDKMFESKVEQGLVDPNSHKKAHEEPPGEGEAE comes from the coding sequence GTGTCTGTCGCTTCGTCAGTTGATTCGTCCGGGGCTTCCGGCCTGTCGTTCTTTGAACGGCACGAGTTCTTGATCCGACGCCTGCACTCGTTGTCGGGGCTGATCCCCGTCGGCGCGTTCATGGTCGTCCACCTGACGGTGAACGCCAGCGTCCTCAACGGCCCGGAGACGTTCCAAGAGAACGTCTACAGCATCCACGCCCTGGGCAAGATCTTGCCGCTGGTCGAGTGGGTCTTCATCTTCCTGCCGTTGTTGTTCCACGCGGCGGTGGGCGTGTGGATCATCACAACGGGCAAGCCGAATACGTCGCACTACGCCTACGGCGCCAACATCCGCTACACGCTTCAGCGGGCGACGGGGATGATCGCCTTGGTGTTCATCCTCTACCACGTTTACCACCAGCACGGTTGGCTCCACATGCAGTGGTGGCTTGACCTGATCGAGCAATTCGGCGGCCATCAGTTCCGTCCCTACAATGCGCCGTCGACGGCGGGAGCCTCGCTGCAAAACCCGATCATCATCGCGTTCTACGCCCTGGGCGTCACCGCTAGTGTGTTCCACCTCGCCAACGGCATCTGGACGATGGGCATCACCTGGGGCGCCTGGACCAGCCCCAAGGCCCAGCGGAACGCCCTCTACGTCTGCGGCGTGTTTGGCGCGGCGTTGTTGGTGGTCGGCCTCTCGGCCCTCGGCGGCATGGTCGCGGTCGGCTCGGGCGAGGGCTTTGAGAACGCCCGCCAGGTCGAGGACAAGATGTTCGAGTCGAAGGTCGAACAAGGCCTCGTCGATCCCAACTCGCACAAGAAGGCTCACGAGGAGCCCCCCGGCGAAGGCGAAGCCGAATAG
- the sdhA gene encoding succinate dehydrogenase flavoprotein subunit: MAKQRVLVVGGGLAGLACTMKLAELGVGVDLMSLVPVKRSHSACAQGGINSVNDLTRQQGDNEWLHLDDTVYGGDFLQHQPPVKEMAYWAPKIIDLMDRLGVPFNRTQEGFRDQRRFGGTLFKRTSFAGATTGQQLLYALDEQVRRHKTSGLVAMYEGWDFLGPIVDDEGRCRGAIAQNLVTMQIRAFKADAVVVASGGSGLIYGRSTMSMACNGSAASRCVQAGARYANPEFIQVHPTAIPGADKLRLMSESARGEGGRVWVPRKPQDPRSPRDIPEGERYYFLEERYPEYGNLVPRDIATREIFDVCVNGGLSVEGDKQCVYLDLTHIPREELDRKLGGILNIYEKFQGDNPRDVPMKIFPAVHYIMGGLWADYVRGSDGGLEPENPRNQQTDIPGLYAMGECDYHYHGANRLGANSLLSCIFTGLFAAPGIEKLLSSLKASASDAKFDSLHTGAVAAKQAEHDALLKQSGDGDENPYEIHHQLGEEMTKAATVVRRNDQIEAAITKVNELCERAQRCSLSDTGAWTNQNVVFTKALRDMFPLAKAILKGALQRDESRGAHFKPDFTMPGLTSDDPAERRQQAEKWCDAFEEKNNKWLKTTIATFENGEPTISYEEVDTSLIPPRPRLYGLVGAEIIEEVWKERQAAKDAAAQRQPAAV, from the coding sequence ATGGCTAAGCAACGCGTCCTGGTTGTCGGCGGCGGCCTCGCCGGTCTGGCTTGCACGATGAAGCTCGCCGAGCTCGGCGTCGGCGTCGACCTGATGAGCCTCGTGCCGGTCAAACGCTCGCACAGCGCCTGCGCGCAAGGCGGCATCAACAGCGTCAACGACCTCACCCGCCAGCAGGGCGACAACGAATGGCTGCACCTCGACGACACCGTCTACGGCGGCGACTTTCTGCAGCACCAGCCGCCCGTCAAGGAGATGGCCTACTGGGCGCCGAAGATCATCGACCTGATGGACCGTCTCGGCGTGCCCTTCAACCGCACGCAGGAAGGCTTTCGCGACCAGCGGCGCTTCGGCGGCACACTGTTCAAGCGCACCAGCTTCGCCGGCGCCACGACGGGTCAGCAGCTGCTGTATGCCCTCGACGAGCAGGTCCGCCGCCACAAGACCAGCGGCCTGGTCGCGATGTACGAAGGCTGGGACTTCCTCGGCCCGATCGTCGATGACGAGGGCCGCTGCCGCGGAGCGATCGCGCAGAACCTCGTGACGATGCAGATCCGCGCGTTCAAAGCCGACGCCGTCGTCGTCGCCTCGGGCGGCAGCGGGCTCATCTACGGCCGCAGCACCATGTCGATGGCGTGCAACGGTTCGGCCGCCAGCCGCTGTGTGCAGGCCGGCGCGCGTTACGCGAACCCCGAGTTCATCCAGGTCCACCCGACCGCGATCCCCGGCGCCGACAAGCTGCGTCTGATGAGCGAATCGGCCCGCGGCGAGGGCGGCCGCGTCTGGGTGCCACGCAAGCCCCAAGACCCGCGTTCGCCGCGCGACATCCCCGAGGGCGAGCGTTACTACTTCCTCGAAGAGCGTTATCCCGAGTACGGCAACCTCGTCCCACGCGACATCGCGACGCGCGAAATCTTCGATGTCTGCGTCAACGGCGGGCTGTCGGTCGAAGGGGACAAGCAGTGCGTCTACCTCGACCTCACGCACATCCCGCGCGAAGAGCTCGACCGCAAGCTCGGCGGCATCCTCAACATCTACGAGAAGTTCCAGGGGGACAACCCGCGCGACGTCCCGATGAAGATCTTCCCGGCCGTCCACTACATCATGGGCGGCCTGTGGGCCGACTACGTCCGCGGCTCCGACGGCGGCCTCGAGCCCGAGAACCCCCGCAATCAGCAGACCGACATCCCCGGCCTGTATGCGATGGGCGAGTGCGACTACCACTACCACGGCGCCAACCGCCTGGGGGCCAACTCGCTGCTCTCATGTATCTTCACCGGCCTCTTCGCAGCGCCGGGCATCGAGAAGTTGCTCAGCTCGCTCAAGGCGAGCGCGAGCGACGCGAAGTTCGACTCACTCCACACCGGCGCTGTCGCCGCCAAGCAAGCCGAGCACGACGCCCTGCTCAAGCAGTCGGGCGATGGCGACGAGAATCCTTACGAGATCCACCACCAACTCGGTGAGGAGATGACCAAGGCCGCAACGGTGGTGCGTCGCAACGATCAGATCGAAGCCGCGATCACCAAGGTCAACGAGTTGTGCGAACGCGCGCAGCGCTGCAGCCTCTCCGACACCGGCGCCTGGACGAACCAGAATGTCGTCTTCACCAAGGCGTTGCGTGACATGTTCCCGCTCGCCAAGGCGATCCTGAAGGGCGCGCTACAGCGGGACGAGTCCCGCGGCGCCCACTTCAAGCCCGACTTCACAATGCCGGGCCTCACCTCGGACGACCCGGCCGAACGCCGCCAGCAGGCTGAAAAGTGGTGCGACGCGTTCGAAGAGAAGAACAACAAGTGGCTGAAGACTACGATCGCCACGTTCGAGAACGGCGAGCCGACTATCAGCTACGAAGAGGTCGACACGTCGCTGATCCCGCCCCGCCCGAGACTCTACGGCCTGGTGGGCGCCGAGATCATCGAAGAGGTCTGGAAAGAGCGCCAGGCGGCGAAAGACGCCGCTGCGCAGCGGCAGCCGGCGGCGGTGTGA
- a CDS encoding winged helix-turn-helix domain-containing protein has translation MAKKTAKKATPKPAPAKSAASEAAKPAKTNSAPKVAPKANPPATPSVTSEAIGYAAGDVWGALHGKGWQTLAAVKKASGAPSDLTLMAIGWLAREGKLDFTAIGKTVKVTLK, from the coding sequence ATGGCGAAGAAGACCGCAAAGAAGGCCACGCCCAAGCCCGCCCCCGCCAAGTCCGCCGCTTCGGAAGCCGCCAAACCCGCCAAGACCAACTCGGCCCCCAAGGTTGCTCCTAAAGCCAACCCGCCCGCCACGCCAAGCGTCACCAGTGAGGCCATCGGTTACGCCGCCGGCGACGTGTGGGGCGCGCTGCACGGCAAGGGCTGGCAAACCCTCGCCGCGGTTAAGAAGGCGTCCGGCGCGCCGAGCGACCTGACACTGATGGCGATCGGCTGGCTCGCCCGCGAAGGCAAGCTCGACTTCACCGCCATCGGTAAGACGGTGAAGGTGACGCTGAAGTAG
- the sdhB gene encoding succinate dehydrogenase iron-sulfur subunit — protein MIAPNKDFAKPSTFDVRVLRQDAPGKGTRWERFRIPYEPNLNVISVLQKIARMAKTAAGEKTSPVAWDCNCLEEVCGACTMVINGRVRQSCSALVDKLLQEQPGEIELRPMAKFPVLRDLVVDRQRMFRALERVEAWVPVDDYLDRGAGPKESQDAQEVRYPLSECMTCGCCLEACPQYTKVELTRKPGESDDAFEARKQAAHDTAFLGAQAISQAVLFNDHGTGKMIADERLEALMGPGGVAACGNAQNCVAVCPKEIPLTRSIARAGRQVTVYSIKKLFDR, from the coding sequence ATGATCGCCCCGAACAAAGACTTCGCCAAACCGTCCACGTTCGACGTCCGTGTGCTCCGCCAGGACGCGCCGGGCAAGGGGACGCGCTGGGAGCGATTCCGCATCCCCTACGAGCCGAACCTCAACGTCATCAGCGTCTTGCAAAAGATCGCCCGGATGGCGAAGACGGCCGCCGGCGAAAAGACGAGCCCCGTCGCCTGGGACTGCAACTGCCTGGAAGAGGTCTGCGGCGCCTGCACCATGGTCATTAACGGCCGCGTCCGGCAGAGCTGCTCGGCGCTGGTGGACAAGCTCCTCCAAGAGCAGCCGGGCGAGATCGAGCTGCGGCCGATGGCCAAGTTCCCGGTGCTGCGTGACCTCGTGGTCGATCGCCAGCGGATGTTCCGGGCCCTGGAGCGGGTCGAGGCGTGGGTGCCAGTGGACGATTACCTCGACCGCGGCGCCGGCCCGAAGGAGTCGCAGGACGCCCAAGAGGTCCGCTACCCGCTGTCGGAGTGCATGACGTGCGGCTGCTGCCTTGAGGCGTGCCCGCAGTACACCAAGGTCGAACTGACCCGCAAGCCGGGTGAGTCGGACGACGCCTTCGAGGCCCGCAAGCAGGCCGCCCACGACACGGCCTTCCTCGGCGCCCAGGCGATCAGCCAAGCGGTCCTGTTCAACGACCACGGCACGGGCAAGATGATCGCCGACGAGCGTCTGGAGGCCCTGATGGGCCCCGGCGGCGTGGCGGCGTGCGGCAACGCCCAGAACTGCGTCGCTGTTTGCCCGAAGGAGATCCCGCTCACCCGCTCGATCGCCCGTGCCGGGCGTCAGGTGACGGTCTACTCGATCAAAAAGCTGTTCGATCGGTAG